In a single window of the Callithrix jacchus isolate 240 chromosome 1, calJac240_pri, whole genome shotgun sequence genome:
- the RTL10 gene encoding protein Bop, translating to MPRGRCRQQGPRVPIWAAANYANAHPWQQMDQASPGLACTPLVDPWIERPCCGDPVCVRTIMEQKSTASGAPGSQLEERGPLAGCMPSSRPRRVDFCWVPGSDPGTFDGSPWLLDRFLAQLGDYMSFRFEHYQDNTSRVYEILGRLTGRARAWAAPYLVGDLPLPDDYELFCRDLKEVVQDPNSLAEYHEAVPCPLPLASSRPPVSPQLPAVRQYLARFLEGLALNMGTAPRAFPATMATPAVSRSSSRSRSALPKQQLTKESTPGPREPPVLPSSACSSKPGPVEPASSQPEEAVSTPVPRLLESANSPAQGPDPAQPGDLKPQKTEEEVSETEGDQEVSSGTPQEVVEAPETPGEPPLSPGF from the coding sequence ATGCCTCGCGGCCGTTGCCGTCAACAGGGCCCTCGCGTTCCCATCTGGGCAGCCGCCAATTATGCCAACGCACACCCATGGCAGCAGATGGACCAGGCCTCTCCTGGGTTAGCATGCACCCCCCTTGTGGATCCCTGGATTGAGCGGCCCTGCTGCGGGGACCCTGTGTGTGTGCGAACGATCATGGAGCAGAAGAGCACAGCTAGTGGTGCTCCTGGCAGTCAACTCGAAGAAAGGGGTCCTCTAGCTGGGTGCATGCCCAGCTCCCGACCCCGCAGGGTGGACTTCTGCTGGGTGCCAGGCTCGGACCCAGGCACCTTTGATGGCTCCCCGTGGCTACTGGACCGTTTCTTGGCCCAACTGGGCGATTACATGTCCTTCCGCTTTGAGCACTATCAGGACAACACCAGCCGTGTCTACGAGATCCTCGGGCGCCTGACAGGCCGAGCCCGTGCCTGGGCAGCCCCCTACCTTGTTGGGGACCTGCCCCTGCCTGACGATTACGAGCTCTTCTGCCGGGATCTCAAGGAAGTTGTTCAAGACCCGAACAGTTTGGCTGAGTACCATGAGGCGGTTCCCTGTCCCCTGCCCCTGGCCTCCAGCCGGCCTCCAGTGTCCCCTCAGCTGCCTGCGGTGAGGCAATACTTAGCTAGGTTCTTGGAGGGCCTGGCACTCAACATGGGTACTGCCCCCAGGGCTTTTCCAGCCACCATGGCCACCCCTGCTGTGTCTAGGTCCAGCTCTAGATCCAGAAGTGCTCTGCCCAAGCAGCAGCTGACCAAGGAGAGCACCCCTGGCCCCAGGGAGCCCCCAGTCCTGCCCAGTTCTGCATGTAGCTCCAAGCCTGGTCCTGTGGAACCAGCCTCCTCTCAGCCAGAGGAGGCAGTCTCCACACCTGTCCCTAGACTGTTGGAGTCTGCTAATTCTCCTGCCCAGGGACCAGACCCAGCTCAGCCAGGGGATCTGAAACCCCAGAAAACAGAGGAGGAGGTTtcggagacagagggagaccagGAGGTATCCTCAGGTACCCCACAGGAGGTGGTGGAGGCCCCGGAGACCCCAGGAGAGCCACCACTTTCTCCTGGGTTCTGA